From a single Bradyrhizobium sediminis genomic region:
- a CDS encoding coniferyl aldehyde dehydrogenase, with the protein MDQSLKSPGQNALEDAFHRLFELTRTQPAPGLAERLDRLARLRAVVSDNEARFEQAISADFGHRCSIETTIAETMMLLGEIKHAAKSLKQWMAPKRVATSLQFFPAKNRLMPQPLGVVGIIAPWNYPLQLTLAPAIGAIAAGNRVMIKPSELVPRFSALLKEVIAARFSADEIIVTGIEDEISKAFASLPFDHLIFTGSTRVGRLVAEAAGRNLTPVTLELGGKSPVIIDRSADLGEAAERIAYAKLLNAGQTCIAPDYVLVPEASVQDFADRLQANMQRMFGTDPANKDYTSIVSDRHYARLEGLVADAAAKGARIMQGARPDDPAWKSKRKFPPAIVVGATSGMAIMQEEIFGPLLPVMGYRDASEPVAYVNRHDRPLALYWFGKDDAARDEVLDRTVSGGVTVNDCLFHFAQMYQPMGGVGASGTGAYHGEWGFNTLSKLKPVFYRSPFNRLADLYPPYGAKVARLQKMLRFLS; encoded by the coding sequence ATGGACCAGTCACTGAAAAGCCCTGGGCAAAACGCCCTGGAGGACGCCTTTCACCGCCTGTTCGAACTGACCCGGACCCAGCCCGCGCCCGGGCTGGCCGAGCGGCTGGACCGGCTGGCGCGGCTGCGCGCGGTGGTTTCGGACAATGAAGCCCGCTTCGAGCAGGCGATCTCGGCGGATTTCGGCCATCGCTGCTCGATCGAGACCACGATCGCCGAAACCATGATGCTGCTGGGCGAGATCAAGCACGCCGCCAAGAGCCTGAAGCAGTGGATGGCGCCGAAGCGGGTGGCGACCTCGCTGCAGTTCTTTCCCGCCAAAAACCGCCTGATGCCGCAGCCGCTCGGCGTGGTCGGCATCATCGCGCCCTGGAATTATCCGCTGCAGCTGACGCTGGCCCCCGCGATCGGGGCGATCGCCGCCGGCAACCGGGTGATGATCAAGCCCAGCGAACTGGTGCCGCGATTTTCCGCGCTGCTCAAGGAGGTGATCGCGGCCAGGTTCAGCGCCGACGAGATCATCGTCACCGGCATCGAGGACGAGATCTCGAAGGCGTTCGCCTCGCTGCCGTTCGATCATCTGATCTTCACCGGCTCGACCCGGGTCGGCCGCCTGGTCGCGGAAGCCGCCGGGCGGAATCTGACGCCAGTCACGCTCGAACTCGGCGGCAAGTCGCCTGTGATCATCGACCGCTCCGCCGATCTCGGCGAGGCCGCCGAGCGCATCGCCTACGCCAAGCTGCTCAATGCCGGCCAGACCTGCATCGCGCCCGATTACGTGCTGGTGCCGGAAGCCTCCGTGCAGGATTTCGCCGACCGGCTGCAGGCCAATATGCAGCGGATGTTCGGCACCGATCCTGCCAACAAGGACTATACCTCCATCGTCTCCGACCGGCATTACGCCAGGCTCGAAGGCCTGGTGGCGGACGCCGCCGCCAAGGGTGCCCGGATCATGCAAGGCGCAAGACCCGACGATCCCGCGTGGAAATCGAAACGGAAATTCCCGCCGGCCATCGTGGTCGGCGCGACATCCGGGATGGCGATCATGCAGGAAGAGATCTTCGGGCCGCTGCTGCCGGTGATGGGCTACAGGGACGCGAGCGAGCCGGTGGCCTATGTCAACAGGCACGACCGGCCGCTGGCGCTGTACTGGTTCGGCAAGGACGATGCGGCGCGCGACGAGGTGCTGGACCGCACCGTGTCCGGCGGCGTCACCGTCAACGACTGCCTGTTTCACTTCGCCCAGATGTACCAGCCGATGGGCGGCGTCGGCGCGTCCGGCACCGGCGCCTATCACGGCGAATGGGGGTTCAACACCCTGAGCAAGCTGAAGCCGGTGTTCTATCGCTCGCCGTTCAACCGCCTCGCCGATCTCTATCCGCCCTACGGCGCCAAGGTCGCGCGGCTGCAAAAGATGCTGCGATTTTTGTCGTAG
- a CDS encoding DUF3775 domain-containing protein — protein sequence MPELAISAEKVRFLIEKMREFDVKEGDSDPDSGSNAADDNMIDVLEDNADDPVVGEITGFINAMSEDEQIDLVALMRLGRGDGTIEDWDDLRREAADGRNNRTASYLLGEPLVSDYLAEGLDAFGETWTDERTTPV from the coding sequence ATGCCAGAACTAGCCATTTCGGCCGAAAAGGTTCGCTTTCTGATCGAGAAGATGCGGGAATTCGACGTCAAGGAGGGGGACTCCGATCCGGATTCCGGCTCGAACGCCGCCGACGACAACATGATCGACGTGCTCGAGGATAATGCCGACGACCCCGTGGTGGGCGAGATCACCGGCTTCATCAACGCCATGAGCGAGGACGAGCAGATCGATCTGGTCGCCCTGATGCGGCTCGGGCGCGGCGACGGCACCATCGAGGATTGGGACGATCTGCGCCGCGAGGCCGCCGACGGCCGCAACAATCGCACCGCCAGCTACCTGCTCGGCGAACCCCTGGTCAGCGATTATCTCGCCGAGGGCCTCGATGCGTTCGGCGAGACCTGGACCGACGAGCGCACCACGCCGGTGTGA
- a CDS encoding MBL fold metallo-hydrolase: protein MRWTIGRVKITKIVELETVGSTRFILPLATNEEIRKHPWLIPPFATDEGRLKMSIHSLVVETPSRRIVVDTGLGNDKEGRNVPTWNNRKEPFLETMTAAGFPPDSIDTVLCTHLHVDHVGWNTRLAGGKWVPTFANARYVFGKTEYEHWRDHSDAPDKVAVFNDSVKPIADAGKADLVASDARVCDEITLIPTPGHSPGHMSIHIQSAGEQGLLTGDVAHHPCQMAHLDWSSTADSDPAQSVATRRELFSRFADTPTLVIGGHFNAGHIKRDGDAFKFVALA, encoded by the coding sequence ATGCGTTGGACCATAGGCCGGGTCAAAATCACCAAAATCGTCGAATTGGAGACGGTCGGAAGCACAAGATTCATCCTGCCACTGGCCACCAACGAGGAAATCCGGAAGCACCCCTGGCTCATCCCGCCTTTCGCGACCGACGAAGGCCGGCTCAAGATGTCGATCCATTCGCTTGTCGTGGAGACGCCGTCGCGGCGGATCGTGGTCGACACCGGGCTCGGCAACGACAAGGAAGGCCGCAACGTGCCGACCTGGAACAACCGGAAAGAACCCTTCCTCGAAACCATGACGGCGGCCGGCTTTCCGCCCGACAGCATCGACACCGTGCTGTGCACGCACCTGCATGTCGACCATGTCGGCTGGAACACCAGACTGGCCGGCGGGAAGTGGGTGCCGACCTTCGCCAACGCGCGCTACGTGTTCGGCAAGACCGAGTATGAGCACTGGCGCGACCACAGCGACGCGCCCGACAAGGTGGCGGTGTTCAATGATTCCGTGAAGCCGATCGCGGATGCCGGCAAGGCCGATCTGGTCGCCAGCGACGCCCGGGTCTGCGACGAAATCACCCTGATCCCGACGCCCGGCCACAGCCCGGGCCACATGAGCATCCACATCCAGTCCGCAGGCGAACAGGGCCTGCTGACCGGCGACGTCGCCCATCACCCCTGCCAGATGGCGCATCTCGACTGGTCGTCGACCGCCGATTCCGACCCCGCCCAATCGGTCGCGACGCGGCGCGAGCTGTTCTCGCGCTTTGCCGACACGCCGACGCTGGTGATCGGCGGTCATTTCAACGCCGGCCATATCAAGCGCGACGGCGACGCCTTCAAATTCGTGGCCCTGGCGTGA
- a CDS encoding caspase family protein: MTQLNYFFAGALLVSTLVGTAAASAADRVALVIGNGTYHKVPTLPNPTRDAADISKALERLNFKVTQISNGTAAEMRRAIVEFGRNTEGSDMAVVFYAGHGMEVGGENWLIPTDAELRSDTDVESEAVSLRSINLQVSKARQLGLVILDACRNNPFAAKMQRSLRTRAVTRGLAPTEPTDNVLVAYAARDGTTANDGDGRNSPFTAALLRNIETPGLEISFLFRNVRDEVMSATKREQQPFVYGSLSKEAIYLKPLATAPAQSTPAPSEAPVTTEDERAWKAIKTSSDASLYEDFLKRFAYSPHAAEVRQRLANLKTKQVVSIAPPVAIAPSAAAPTETIAKLSVERDSNKPISNSAEGNVRNLFAPEDAQRVAAMGTYLKLKMPAFAIGETKVDVPASFRRYVGIWVLKDDSGKDRQRMLILTEVSGDLALGYHVYGPPGTRTPSGEPAGYVFIAGKISDNVLRFNSGKYPVEVKLSEANAMTMQFTDPDRKSKGAIFRLTPLWQLIPVVCKAGFKVGDDNTCEPNKVRGSTVRRPEASGKATPAAPTPPRTAGGSTMEERYRACRKLVKGFAQREACARNGSI; encoded by the coding sequence ATGACTCAGCTGAATTACTTCTTTGCCGGAGCCTTGTTGGTTTCAACCCTTGTCGGCACTGCGGCCGCATCGGCCGCTGACCGAGTCGCTCTTGTAATAGGGAACGGCACTTACCACAAAGTGCCGACGCTTCCCAACCCGACGCGCGACGCGGCCGACATCAGCAAGGCTCTCGAAAGGCTGAATTTCAAAGTAACCCAAATCAGCAACGGAACCGCCGCTGAAATGAGGAGGGCCATCGTCGAATTTGGCCGTAACACGGAAGGCTCCGATATGGCGGTCGTGTTCTACGCCGGACACGGCATGGAAGTAGGCGGGGAGAACTGGCTGATACCCACTGACGCCGAACTCCGCAGCGACACCGACGTTGAAAGCGAGGCTGTCAGTCTTCGGTCGATCAACCTTCAAGTGTCGAAAGCGCGCCAGCTCGGGCTCGTTATTCTCGATGCCTGCCGCAATAATCCATTCGCAGCCAAGATGCAGCGTTCGCTGCGCACGCGGGCTGTGACTCGCGGCTTGGCCCCGACCGAGCCCACAGACAACGTTTTGGTGGCTTATGCCGCCCGTGACGGCACCACGGCCAACGATGGAGATGGACGAAACAGCCCTTTTACTGCGGCGCTGCTTCGCAACATCGAGACCCCTGGCCTTGAAATATCGTTCCTGTTTCGGAACGTTCGCGATGAAGTCATGTCGGCGACCAAGCGAGAGCAGCAACCATTCGTCTATGGCTCGCTTTCCAAGGAAGCTATCTATCTGAAGCCACTCGCAACTGCACCGGCGCAATCGACTCCGGCTCCGTCCGAAGCGCCCGTAACGACAGAAGACGAGCGGGCCTGGAAGGCTATCAAGACTTCAAGCGATGCGAGTTTATATGAAGACTTTCTGAAGCGATTTGCATACAGCCCTCACGCCGCCGAAGTTCGTCAACGACTAGCTAATTTGAAAACAAAGCAAGTCGTCTCGATTGCCCCGCCAGTTGCTATCGCACCATCCGCCGCGGCGCCAACGGAGACAATTGCAAAGCTTTCAGTAGAACGAGATTCCAACAAGCCGATTTCGAATTCCGCTGAAGGCAACGTCCGCAACTTGTTTGCGCCAGAAGACGCGCAACGCGTAGCGGCGATGGGAACATATCTGAAGCTAAAGATGCCAGCCTTCGCAATCGGAGAAACGAAGGTCGATGTTCCAGCATCCTTCCGACGGTACGTCGGCATATGGGTGCTTAAAGATGATTCCGGAAAGGATCGCCAAAGAATGCTGATTCTGACCGAGGTGTCTGGTGATCTGGCGCTAGGGTATCACGTTTATGGGCCTCCAGGTACCCGTACGCCAAGTGGCGAGCCTGCTGGCTATGTATTTATTGCAGGAAAGATTTCTGACAACGTGCTCCGATTCAATTCTGGGAAATACCCGGTAGAGGTAAAGCTCAGTGAAGCCAATGCAATGACCATGCAGTTTACCGATCCCGACCGAAAGTCAAAAGGCGCCATCTTTAGACTCACCCCACTTTGGCAGTTGATCCCAGTTGTTTGCAAAGCTGGGTTCAAAGTGGGCGATGACAACACGTGTGAACCAAACAAGGTACGGGGGTCTACTGTTCGCAGACCTGAAGCGTCCGGAAAAGCAACTCCCGCCGCTCCGACACCGCCGCGCACCGCTGGTGGATCAACCATGGAAGAGCGCTATCGCGCCTGTAGAAAACTCGTGAAGGGCTTTGCGCAGCGGGAAGCTTGCGCCCGAAACGGCTCAATCTAG
- a CDS encoding GMC family oxidoreductase, producing MTDTVDFVVVGGGSGGCAVAGRLSEDPKTSVAVLDAGGKNDNWVVTTPFALALMVPGKINNWAFDTVPQKGLNGRIGYQPRGKGLGGSSAINAMVYIRGHRSDYDQWASLGNPGWSFNDVLPYFKRSENNADFGGEYHGKDGPLAVNKLRTDNPVQQIFLQAVQEGQFRYREDFNADEHEGLGIYQVTQKNGERWSAARAYIHPHMGSRANLRVETNAHATRILFEGKRAVGVEYRQGKELKQIRARREVIVSSGAFQTPQLLMLSGVGDATAIGKHGIGSVHHLPGVGQNLQDHPDFVFGYMSDNPNFNGISLGGIPRLLRAISQYRRERRGPMTSNFAECGGFLKTRPDLDVPDIQLHFGMAMADDHGRKRHSGTGFSMHVCLLRPKSRGSVALGGVDPFAAPLIDPNFLGDEADLETMVAGFKVTRRLLETPALRALQQKDMFTAGVETDDQIRELLRQRVDTVYHPVGTARMGSDPMAVVDAKLKVHGLEGLRVVDASVMPTLIGGNTNAPTIMIGEKAADLIKAEMRG from the coding sequence GTGACGGATACAGTGGATTTCGTGGTGGTGGGCGGCGGCTCCGGCGGCTGCGCGGTGGCGGGGCGTCTCTCCGAGGATCCGAAGACCTCGGTGGCGGTGCTGGACGCCGGCGGCAAGAACGACAATTGGGTGGTGACCACACCGTTCGCGCTGGCGCTGATGGTGCCGGGCAAGATCAACAACTGGGCGTTCGATACGGTGCCGCAGAAAGGCCTCAACGGCCGCATCGGCTATCAGCCGCGCGGCAAGGGGCTTGGCGGCTCGTCCGCGATCAACGCCATGGTCTATATCCGCGGCCACCGCTCGGACTACGACCAATGGGCCTCGCTCGGCAATCCCGGCTGGTCGTTCAACGACGTGCTGCCCTATTTCAAGCGCTCCGAGAACAATGCCGATTTCGGCGGCGAGTATCACGGCAAGGACGGGCCGCTCGCGGTCAACAAGCTGCGCACCGACAATCCGGTGCAGCAGATCTTCCTGCAGGCGGTGCAGGAAGGCCAGTTCCGCTACCGCGAGGACTTCAACGCCGATGAGCACGAAGGCCTCGGCATCTACCAGGTGACGCAGAAGAACGGCGAACGCTGGAGCGCGGCGCGCGCCTATATCCACCCGCATATGGGCAGCCGCGCCAATCTGCGCGTCGAAACCAACGCGCATGCGACCCGCATCCTGTTCGAAGGCAAGCGCGCGGTCGGCGTCGAATACCGGCAGGGCAAGGAGCTGAAGCAGATCCGCGCGCGGCGCGAGGTGATCGTCTCCTCCGGCGCGTTCCAGACCCCGCAACTGCTGATGCTGTCGGGTGTCGGCGACGCCACAGCCATCGGCAAGCACGGCATCGGAAGCGTGCATCATTTGCCCGGCGTCGGTCAGAACCTGCAGGATCACCCCGACTTCGTGTTCGGCTACATGTCGGACAACCCGAACTTCAACGGCATCTCGCTGGGGGGCATTCCGCGGCTGCTGCGCGCCATCAGCCAGTACCGCCGGGAACGCCGCGGGCCGATGACCTCGAATTTCGCCGAGTGCGGCGGTTTCCTGAAGACCCGCCCCGACCTCGACGTGCCCGACATCCAGCTGCATTTCGGCATGGCGATGGCCGACGACCACGGCCGCAAGCGCCACAGCGGCACCGGCTTTTCCATGCACGTCTGCCTGCTGCGGCCGAAGAGCCGCGGCAGCGTCGCGCTCGGCGGCGTCGATCCGTTTGCCGCTCCCCTGATCGATCCGAACTTTCTTGGCGATGAGGCGGATCTGGAAACAATGGTCGCGGGCTTCAAGGTCACGCGGCGGCTATTGGAGACGCCGGCGCTGCGCGCCCTGCAGCAGAAGGACATGTTCACCGCAGGCGTCGAGACCGATGACCAGATCCGCGAGCTGCTGCGCCAGCGCGTCGACACCGTCTATCACCCGGTCGGCACCGCCAGGATGGGCAGCGACCCGATGGCCGTGGTCGACGCCAAGCTGAAGGTCCATGGCCTCGAAGGCCTGCGCGTCGTCGACGCCTCCGTGATGCCGACCCTGATCGGCGGCAACACCAACGCGCCGACCATCATGATCGGCGAGAAGGCCGCCGATCTGATCAAGGCGGAGATGCGAGGGTAA
- a CDS encoding SDR family oxidoreductase encodes MDLGIKGRRAIVCASSKGLGRACAMALANEGVDVTLTARGAEALKKTADEIRKANPGVTVTEVVGDITTPAGREAALKACPDPDILVNNAGGPPPGDFRNWTRDDWIKAIDANMLTPIELIKATVDGMMARKFGRIVNITSAAVKAPIEVLGLSNGARAGLTGFVAGIARKTVINNVTINGLLPGPFDTDRLRGAVAKTEAERRGITVDQLLAERAKLNPAGRFGDPEEFGQACAFLCGAKAGFITGQNILLDGGAFPGTL; translated from the coding sequence GTGGATCTTGGAATCAAAGGCCGCCGCGCCATCGTCTGCGCATCGAGCAAGGGGCTGGGCCGCGCCTGCGCCATGGCGCTCGCCAACGAAGGCGTCGATGTCACCCTGACGGCGCGCGGCGCCGAGGCGCTGAAGAAAACCGCCGACGAAATCCGCAAAGCCAATCCCGGCGTCACCGTAACCGAGGTGGTCGGCGACATCACCACGCCGGCGGGCCGCGAAGCCGCGCTGAAGGCCTGTCCCGATCCGGATATCCTGGTCAACAACGCCGGCGGCCCGCCGCCCGGCGATTTCCGCAACTGGACCCGCGACGACTGGATCAAGGCGATCGACGCCAACATGCTGACCCCGATCGAGCTGATCAAGGCGACGGTGGACGGCATGATGGCGCGCAAATTCGGCCGCATCGTCAACATCACTTCGGCGGCGGTGAAGGCGCCGATCGAGGTGCTGGGCCTGTCCAACGGCGCGCGCGCCGGCCTCACCGGCTTCGTCGCCGGCATTGCGCGCAAGACCGTGATCAACAACGTCACCATCAACGGCCTGCTGCCGGGCCCGTTCGACACCGACCGCCTGCGCGGCGCGGTCGCGAAGACGGAAGCCGAGCGGCGCGGCATCACCGTCGACCAGTTGCTGGCGGAGCGCGCCAAACTCAATCCGGCCGGGCGCTTCGGCGACCCCGAGGAATTCGGCCAGGCCTGCGCGTTTCTGTGCGGCGCCAAGGCCGGCTTCATCACCGGGCAGAACATCCTGCTCGACGGCGGCGCGTTCCCGGGCACGCTGTAA
- a CDS encoding NADPH:quinone reductase, whose product MKAVWYERTGAAPDVLTFGEMATPVAGPGEVRVRLEASGINPADVGRRAGSYRAMEFPRVIPDSDGAGIVDQVGDGVTRLKVGQRVWLFNGQRNGRAFGTAAEYIALAEHLVTPLPDSVSFAAGATLGIPGMTAWCCLFGDGPVAGQTVLVTGGAGAVGHYAVQLAKWGGARVIATVSSALKAEQARLAGADLVIDYKTEDVVAKAMAFTDGRGVDRVVDVDFGGNIATTLKLMAVNSTIAVYATQGNRNPVVPMRELMEKCIALRALVLFALPQPLLAAAQADISKWLAAGKRIHNVAAQFALSDTAQAHLAVEKGDKLGTVIVDCAR is encoded by the coding sequence GTGAAGGCGGTCTGGTACGAGCGCACGGGCGCCGCGCCCGATGTGTTGACCTTTGGCGAGATGGCAACGCCGGTGGCCGGCCCCGGCGAAGTCCGGGTCCGGCTGGAAGCCTCCGGGATCAATCCCGCCGATGTCGGCCGCCGCGCCGGCAGCTATCGCGCGATGGAGTTCCCTCGCGTGATCCCCGACAGCGACGGCGCCGGGATCGTCGATCAGGTCGGCGACGGCGTGACGCGGCTCAAAGTCGGTCAAAGGGTCTGGCTGTTCAACGGCCAGCGCAACGGCCGCGCCTTCGGCACCGCGGCGGAATATATTGCGCTGGCGGAGCATCTGGTGACGCCGCTGCCGGACAGCGTGTCGTTCGCGGCCGGCGCCACGCTCGGGATTCCCGGCATGACCGCGTGGTGCTGCCTGTTCGGCGACGGGCCGGTTGCGGGCCAGACGGTGCTGGTCACCGGCGGCGCCGGCGCGGTCGGCCACTATGCGGTGCAGCTGGCGAAATGGGGCGGCGCGCGGGTAATCGCCACCGTCAGTTCGGCGCTGAAGGCGGAACAGGCGCGGCTTGCCGGCGCCGATCTCGTGATCGACTACAAGACCGAGGACGTGGTGGCCAAAGCGATGGCCTTTACGGACGGGCGCGGCGTCGATCGCGTGGTCGATGTCGACTTCGGCGGCAACATCGCCACCACGCTGAAGCTGATGGCGGTCAATTCGACCATTGCCGTCTACGCTACCCAGGGCAACCGCAATCCCGTGGTGCCGATGCGCGAGCTGATGGAGAAATGCATCGCGCTGCGCGCGCTGGTGCTGTTCGCGCTGCCGCAGCCTCTGCTGGCGGCGGCGCAGGCCGACATCTCGAAATGGCTCGCCGCCGGAAAGCGCATCCACAACGTCGCCGCGCAGTTTGCGCTGTCGGACACCGCGCAGGCCCACCTCGCGGTGGAGAAAGGCGACAAGCTCGGCACCGTCATCGTCGACTGCGCGCGCTGA
- a CDS encoding SDR family NAD(P)-dependent oxidoreductase, translating into MSGLFDVSKEVILVTGASQGLGRQFARVLSAHGAAVVLAARQTAKLKSLEDEIRAKGGRAVAVQMDVTDIASIPKAFDSAESALGPVSVLINNAGIAIEKLAVDQTEADWDAVINANLKGAYFAATELARRMIARKQEGNIVNVASVLGFGVMKFLSPYTVSKAGIIQATKAMALELAGNGIRVNALAPGYIDTEMNHEFWSTPAGERLAKRIPQRHIGAESDLDGAIMLLASSASRYMTGSVVTVDGGFLLT; encoded by the coding sequence ATGTCCGGCCTGTTCGACGTCAGCAAGGAAGTCATTCTCGTCACCGGCGCCAGCCAAGGGCTGGGACGGCAGTTCGCGCGCGTGCTGTCGGCCCATGGCGCCGCGGTGGTGCTGGCGGCGCGCCAGACCGCCAAGCTGAAGAGCCTGGAGGATGAGATCCGCGCCAAGGGCGGCCGCGCCGTCGCGGTGCAGATGGATGTCACCGACATCGCTTCGATCCCCAAAGCATTCGACAGCGCGGAATCGGCCCTCGGCCCGGTCAGCGTGCTCATCAACAATGCCGGCATCGCCATCGAAAAGCTCGCGGTCGACCAGACCGAGGCGGATTGGGACGCCGTCATCAACGCCAACCTCAAGGGCGCCTATTTCGCGGCGACCGAGCTGGCGCGGCGGATGATCGCGCGCAAGCAGGAGGGCAATATCGTCAATGTTGCCTCCGTGCTCGGCTTCGGCGTGATGAAGTTCCTGTCGCCCTACACCGTCTCCAAGGCCGGCATCATCCAGGCCACCAAGGCGATGGCGCTGGAACTCGCCGGCAACGGCATCCGCGTCAATGCGCTGGCGCCGGGCTATATCGATACCGAGATGAACCACGAATTCTGGTCGACGCCCGCAGGCGAGCGGCTGGCCAAGCGGATTCCGCAGCGCCACATCGGCGCCGAATCCGATCTCGACGGCGCCATCATGCTGCTGGCCTCCAGCGCCTCGCGCTACATGACCGGCAGCGTGGTGACGGTGGACGGCGGGTTCCTGCTGACGTAG